The proteins below come from a single Carassius carassius chromosome 11, fCarCar2.1, whole genome shotgun sequence genomic window:
- the LOC132152891 gene encoding zona pellucida sperm-binding protein 4-like isoform X4 → MAGSWYLGQILLVCAFCHAVPHWSKSLQDIQSLMTQRFPLQKPVQQPSNQQVPQQFPLQKPVQQPTYQQFPPQKLVQQPTYQQFQLQKPVQQPTYQQFPLQKPVQQPTYQQFPLQKPVQQPTKPQFPLQKPVVQADPLDKCAVADSEQIQCGLPGISGAECEAINCCFNAQQCFYGRTVTVQCIRDGQFVVVVSRDVTLPRLSLDSVHLLGGNDPPCAPVGSTPSFAIYQFPVTACGTSVMEDGGYVVYENRMTSSYEVGIGPYGSITRDSHFEFLFQCRYSETSVEALVVEVNSVPPPPPVAAPGPLRVELRLANGQCVTKGCAEGDEAYTSYYSDADYPITKVLQEPVYVEVHIMERTDPNIVLMLGRCWTTSTPSPLSLPQWDLLIDGCPYQDDRYLTTLVPVTGSSGLQFPTHYKRFVVKMFTFVDPASLAALQETIFIHCSTEVCHPSSGSCEQSCTRKRRDTPIKAVSGEQTVVSSGAVTLVM, encoded by the exons atggctggaagttggtATTTGGGTCAGATTTTGCTGGTTTGTGctttctgtcatgctgttccacaCTGGAGTAAATCGCTTCAGGATATTCAATCTCTGATGACCCAGcggtttccgcttcagaagccagttcaacaaccAAGTAACCAGCAGGTTCCTCAGCAGTTTCCACTTCAAAAGCCAGTTCAACAACCAACTTACCAGCAGTTTCCACCTCAGAAGCTAGTTCAACAACCAACTTACCAGCAGTTtcagcttcagaagccagttcaacaaccAACTTaccagcagtttccacttcagaagccagttcaacaaccAACTTaccagcagtttccgcttcagaagccggtTCAACAACCAA ctaaaccgcagtttccacttcagaagccagtagtgcaggcagatccccttgataaatgtgctgtagctgattctgagcagatccaatgtggtctacctgggatcagtggtgctgagtgtgaagccatcaactgctgctttaacgcccagcagtgtttctatgggagGACGG TAACTGTCCAGTGTAttagagatggtcagtttgtggtagtggtgtctagagacgttactctgcctcgactgagtctggattcggttcatctactgggtggaaacgacccaccttgtgctcctgtggggtcCACACCTTCCTTTGCCatataccagttccctgtgaccgcatgtggcacgagTGTGATG GAGGACGGcggatatgtggtgtatgaaaaccgaatgacctcctcctatgaagtggggattggaccatatggttccatcacaagggacagtcattttga gtttctcttccagtgtagataCTCTGAAACTTCTGTGGAAGCTCTGGTTGTTgaggtcaactctgttcctccacctccaccagtagctgctcctggacctctcagggtggagctcagactggccaatggccaatgtgtcaccaaaggctgtgctgaag gggatgaggcctacacgtcctactacagtgacgctgattatcccatcacaaaagtcctgcaagagcctgtgtatgttgaggtgcacattatggagaggactgaccccaacattgtcctgatgctgggacgttgttggacgacttcaacccccagtccactcagtctcccccagtgggaccttctgatcgaTGG atgcccttaccaggacgaccgttatctgaccacactggttccagtgactggatcatctggtcttcagttcccaacccactacaagcgctttgttgtgaagatgttcacattcGTAGACCCAGCCTCACTCGCTGCTCTGCAGGAAACC atattCATCCATtgcagtacagaggtgtgccatccatcatctggctcttgtgagcaaagctgcaccAGGAAAC gaagagaTACTCCtatcaaggctgtctctggggagcagactgtggtttctagtggagcagttactctggtcatgtaa
- the LOC132152891 gene encoding zona pellucida sperm-binding protein 4-like isoform X1, translated as MAGSWYLGQILLVCAFCHAVPHWSKSLQDIQSLMTQRFPLQKPVQQPSNQQVPQQFPLQKPVQQPTYQQFPPQKLVQQPTYQQFQLQKPVQQPTYQQFPLQKPVQQPTYQQFPLQKPVQQPTNQQFQLQKPVQQPKPQFPLQKPVQQPKPQFPLQKPVVQADPLDKCAVADSEQIQCGLPGISGAECEAINCCFNAQQCFYGRTVTVQCIRDGQFVVVVSRDVTLPRLSLDSVHLLGGNDPPCAPVGSTPSFAIYQFPVTACGTSVMEDGGYVVYENRMTSSYEVGIGPYGSITRDSHFEFLFQCRYSETSVEALVVEVNSVPPPPPVAAPGPLRVELRLANGQCVTKGCAEGDEAYTSYYSDADYPITKVLQEPVYVEVHIMERTDPNIVLMLGRCWTTSTPSPLSLPQWDLLIDGCPYQDDRYLTTLVPVTGSSGLQFPTHYKRFVVKMFTFVDPASLAALQETIFIHCSTEVCHPSSGSCEQSCTRKRRDTPIKAVSGEQTVVSSGAVTLVM; from the exons atggctggaagttggtATTTGGGTCAGATTTTGCTGGTTTGTGctttctgtcatgctgttccacaCTGGAGTAAATCGCTTCAGGATATTCAATCTCTGATGACCCAGcggtttccgcttcagaagccagttcaacaaccAAGTAACCAGCAGGTTCCTCAGCAGTTTCCACTTCAAAAGCCAGTTCAACAACCAACTTACCAGCAGTTTCCACCTCAGAAGCTAGTTCAACAACCAACTTACCAGCAGTTtcagcttcagaagccagttcaacaaccAACTTaccagcagtttccacttcagaagccagttcaacaaccAACTTaccagcagtttccgcttcagaagccggtTCAACAACCAACTAACCAGCAGTTtcagcttcagaagccagttcaacaaccTAAACctcagtttccgcttcagaagccagttcaacaacctaaaccgcagtttccacttcagaagccagtagtgcaggcagatccccttgataaatgtgctgtagctgattctgagcagatccaatgtggtctacctgggatcagtggtgctgagtgtgaagccatcaactgctgctttaacgcccagcagtgtttctatgggagGACGG TAACTGTCCAGTGTAttagagatggtcagtttgtggtagtggtgtctagagacgttactctgcctcgactgagtctggattcggttcatctactgggtggaaacgacccaccttgtgctcctgtggggtcCACACCTTCCTTTGCCatataccagttccctgtgaccgcatgtggcacgagTGTGATG GAGGACGGcggatatgtggtgtatgaaaaccgaatgacctcctcctatgaagtggggattggaccatatggttccatcacaagggacagtcattttga gtttctcttccagtgtagataCTCTGAAACTTCTGTGGAAGCTCTGGTTGTTgaggtcaactctgttcctccacctccaccagtagctgctcctggacctctcagggtggagctcagactggccaatggccaatgtgtcaccaaaggctgtgctgaag gggatgaggcctacacgtcctactacagtgacgctgattatcccatcacaaaagtcctgcaagagcctgtgtatgttgaggtgcacattatggagaggactgaccccaacattgtcctgatgctgggacgttgttggacgacttcaacccccagtccactcagtctcccccagtgggaccttctgatcgaTGG atgcccttaccaggacgaccgttatctgaccacactggttccagtgactggatcatctggtcttcagttcccaacccactacaagcgctttgttgtgaagatgttcacattcGTAGACCCAGCCTCACTCGCTGCTCTGCAGGAAACC atattCATCCATtgcagtacagaggtgtgccatccatcatctggctcttgtgagcaaagctgcaccAGGAAAC gaagagaTACTCCtatcaaggctgtctctggggagcagactgtggtttctagtggagcagttactctggtcatgtaa